The genomic segment CACAAAACACGGCAGAAATAGTTTCTTTGGGTCACTGAACGAGCAAGATGACAACACACCATGGCTTCACCATTCTGAGACCCTTAATAAAAGTCAGTGTTTGGCTTCAGCTGCCTGCAAGGGAGCAGAGATGACAGAAACTCCAGCAAGCCTCTTGCTGATGCTTTGCATTTTACTCCCATTACAGCCCTGTTAAGTCCTGCTCCTTAGCAAGGGACTCCAGCACTGGCCACCAAGCATCAATCCTCCCAAACTGTTCAGATGGAAAACCTTCCAGACAGCTCTGCCAGCATTAAGGTTTCCTTGCTGTAAAAGTAGCTGCTACAAAGCTGAACATCCCATCAGATGCTGCTGGAAATCACCAGAACCAAAGAACCCTTCCTCAAACAGACAGCAGCCTCTCCCCTGCTGTTAGCAGGAGTCAGCCCCTTCCCACATTGCCCAAATCTCCCCCTCCAAGTTTCACCTGCAGTAAGGGTTACCCCACTCCCAGAGCCTGCTGTGCCCCCGAGGACATCCCCAGAGGAAGCCCCAGTTCCTCCTATTCTTCTCAGACTGCTGCTGGCCCAGGTGTCCCCTCCCTGGCCCCATTGTCCCCTGGCCCAGCCCTGGGGGGTTTTTGCACAAACAGCCCTTGCTGATGGCAACCAGACAGCACATGTTTCCTTCTTTGGCCTCGGAGAAACATTCCTTTTTAACCATCTCCTTCAGCAGGATGGTTTGTGAACGTTTCCCAGCTGAATGTTGTCATTTCTTTGCAGTGCAGGATGCCACTGGGGCAGGGTTTCTGCTGCCCAGAAGATCAcacaaccacagaatcacagaggaGTAGAAAGATAAGTGGGGGTTGattctctctttttaattatttgagtTCAATGTGTTGGGTTTTCATGAATTATTTGGGGTTTATCATCTCTGGAATGATCTCTCAGGTACTCACCAAGAAATGACATTTAagtatttctggttttgtccATACCTCCATCTTTTAAGACACAGATCTTCAGGGTCTATTCCAGCCCAAAACTACCCTGTGATTCTATAGTGAGCCATTGGaggtgagaaacaaaaccccacgTAATTTAGGAACCAAGGCACTGTCCCTCAAATGGGAACATCAGCCCAACTGAGAGGCAAATGTAAAAGGCATGGTGTGTGTGATGAAAAACAACACAAGAGCCACGTGCTTTCAAATCACCAACAACTACTCTCTTGCCAAATCTGTGGGTAAAAATATTAGCAGAAGCTTTGCAGATGAAgatctcactgaaaaaaaaggcagaagtgGCAGGAGGGGGAGGTTTCCTGCCCATGAAATTGTAACCAGCCCACAAACAGCTCCAGCAGGAACATTCAAACTGTGTTGGGGGGGGGAGTGAGGGGGGAAGGAagccactgggaaaaaaaagtcaggagtGATATTCTTGCAAATCAAAGGAAAGGATCTGACAGCAAAGTGTTGACAAAGAAGTTCTCCCTGGGACAGGAGCACACGCTTGTACCTGCTCAGACCTCACAGCCATCCTAAGGAGGAATAGCAGCAGCAGGTCAGTCAGACCTCACTCCCATCCTAATGAGGAATAGCAGCAGCAGGTCAGTCAGACCTCACTCCCATCCTAACAAGGAATAGCAGCAGCAATTACTCAGCTGCAATGAGCAAGAAATGATTtatgtttgttggtttggtcCATAACTGCACCTTGGAAGTGTCCAGAGGGATTACAGTTAGAAACAGCTTGTTGGACCAAAAATATGCTCCTTTGAGTGGCTGAAAGAAGTTATCAGTGGAGCTCTCAGCTTGTGTGCCCCTGTCAGCTGGGAAGAGAAAACACCAGCAGTGTTTGTATAACTGCAGAGACACGTAGTGGTTCAGCAGAAAGGAAATGCTTTTGTGTTGAGCACTCTTATTTTGTACAAGTGGAAAGAAAATTCCATCCCCCCCCCCGCTTTTCAAGTAGGAAATTCTGAACAAAACCCATCTGAGATGCCATtaaaggttatttttcccccctgtgCAGTTTTTCAGCATGGCTGCAGACTCAACCCACCCTGTTTTGGGAGCATTACCTGTGAATCCCTGTGTTTGCTCTCAGCTGAGCCAGCAGTGACACCTCCACATCACTCAGATGATGAGTGATGGCTCTCACTGAAGCTTGCCAAAGTGTAGGGTGCaggagaggctggggaaggggctcctcctccctcctttgcATCAAAAGTGTTTTACAACTTTCAGATGTGCAGAGACCCaaagcccagccccagcccctgctgctgagCCAGGGCTGGCCCTGGAAGGCTGTACAGAAACAGgtctgggaaggagcagcagcaatcTGTAGTCTTCAGTACTGGAGCTTTTTGGAACCTTTCACATTTAGGGTATAAGAGAGGGAAGTGAACTTGGGAGTCTCTTGTTTTGCTTCCTGGGTTGAATTGCTGGCACTCACCACTGTCGCTGAGCTAACTcagcacacagagcagcagataGATCAACAACTAGGAAGATTACTGGAAGAAACCTTGAGTTGATGGTTATGATGGATGCCTGCTGAGCAGGAAAAGATAAGATAGCCTTACAGGCCAAGGGGTTAAGGTCTGAATGAGCTGCTTTGAGGGGGAAGCTCCAGGAGAAGCTCCTGGGGATGCAGAAGGGTGGGTGGACCATCAGAGAGGGAAGTGGTATTTGGTGCTTTTAAACCTCTTAAGCTTTTTGCTCATTTGCTGTGTGGACCCCCTGCCTCACTACCATGGTGACTATGCAGATAACTCGCCCATGCTGCATGGCATGTGTAAAACAGGGCTCATCAAACCCTCGTCTCATCCACGAGTAAGTGAAAGGCATGGGGGGGACGGTGTCTGGAGGCCctgctctgcaggcagggaTCTGCTCCACAAAGTACAGCTTCACAAGCAAACAACCCACGCTGGATGTGCCCAggggtgctgggctgtgcagaAGGCTGGTTTGCACAGGTGCAGGGCTGAGTTCCACGCGTGGCTGTGGCACCTCAGCGCTCAGCACACCCCGGGGCAGATGTCAGCGTGTGGCTTGGCCCCTCCTGGCCTGCGAAGAGAAGCCCCAGTAGCAGCAGAGATGGAACTTTAACACTGAAAAATCCTGACATTTCAATCAGGCTGCCAAAGTGCTTTTGGATCTTAAGccactgctgcagaggagaagctTCAAGGCCTTTTGGAAGGTTGATGTTTAAAGGTGACAGCGTGCTATGGCAATGCCTTTGCCCGTTCTGCCCCGGCCTCCTGAAGAGCCAAGGCCAAGTGCAGCTGGTGCTCAGCACCACAATGGGACAGGTGCTGAGCGAGCCGTGAACAGGGAGCACGGCAGCATCAGCCCTCACCCGCATCCAGGGGCCGCTCCAAACAGCACCGGGCTCCGGCCCAGCTTGGCTCTGTCCTGGCAGCCTGGACCTTCCCACGACCCAGCTCCTATTTCAGGCCCTTTTCTGGCTATTTAAAGCACacgaagaaggagaaaaaaatgcactggagcagcagtgtgctcaggagCCCCGGAGCCAAACGTTGCCTTGCTGCCCCGGGCCGGCAGCGAGCGATCCCACGGCTCCTCGGGGCTGTTCTTTTTTTATCCCCTTGCAGCCAGACATGCTCGAAAACTATCAGGCCCTATTAAGGATGAGGAGAAAATCATCTGCTCAGGGAGTGAGCAGCTCAAGCCCTCGAAAAACAACTTAGTTTGTGCTGCAGAAAAGCCAGGCCAGGAGAAGCTGAGCGCAGGCAAAGCTGTAGGATGGGAGCTGCGCCGGGGGGAAGGGACAGACAGCGAAGCGACCGCCGGGGCTTGCCACCAGCAACCGGCCGTACAGGAAGCCGTAGCCTCCGGTGATAAATAGGAGACCCGGGAGCACAGGATGCGCGTCGGGCGAGCTCGGCGGGGCGAGGGGATGCGAGCCGGCGGCTGACGAGTCCCTGCATCCGCCCGTCCAGCCGGAGCGatggccgccgcccgcccgcccgcccgtcCAGCCGGAGGGATGCCCAtggcccgcccgcccgcccgtcCAGCCGGAGCGATGGCCGCCGCCCGGCTGCCCGCCCGTCCAGCCGGAGGGATGCCCatcgcccgcccgcccgcccgtcCAGCCGGAGGGATGCCCAtcgcccgccccgcccgcccgtCCAGCCGGAGGGATGCCCatcgcccgcccgcccgcccgtcCAGCCGGAGGGATGCCCATCGCCCGCCCGCCTGCCCGTCCAGCCGGAGGGATGCCCgtcgcccgcccgcccgcccgtcCAGCCGGAGGGATGCCCATCGCCCGGCCGCCCGCCCGTCCAGCCGGAGGGATGCCCgtcgcccgcccgcccgcccgtcCAGCCGGAGGGATGCCCatcgcccgcccgcccgcccgtcCAGCCGGAGGGATGCCCGTCTCccggccgccgctgccgctgctgctgctgctctccttggTGCCGGGCTCCGGCGGGGAAGACGCCGAAGTGATGTGCGCCGGCACAGCGTGCTACACCCTGCACCGGGCCGAGCTGGGCTGGAACGGCGCCCAGGAGCGCTGCCGGAACAACGGCGGCAACCTGTCCCCGGTGCGCGGCCCCGCCGAGGCCGAGCTGCTGCGGGAGCTGctgcgggcgggcggcgggacgGGCCCGGCTTGGATCGGGCTGGCGCTGGCGCGGGGCCGCTGCGTGCAGCCCCAGGAGCCGCTGCGGGGTTTCGCCTGGGCGGCCGCCGGCGACAGCGGCAACTACTCGGCGTGGCTGTCCGAGCCCGCCGTCACCTGCCTCAGCTCCCGCTGCGTCAGCCTGCGCCTGGACGGGGCGTCCGGCGCCGCCGGCTGGACCGACCGCCCCTGCCGCTCCCCGCTGCCCGCCTTCCTCTGCAAGTTCAGCTTCCAGGGCATGTGCGGCCCTCCGCCGCTGGCCGGGCCCGGCCGGGTCACCTTCGCCACGCCGTTCGGGGTGCGCAGCCCCCGGCTGGCCGCGGCCCCCTTCGGCACGCTGGCGGAAGCCGAATGCGAGGGGGGCTCGGGCCGAGCCTTCGCCGTGTGCAAGGGGCCGCTGGAGGGAGGCGGCTTCGCCTGGCACCCCCCCGGGCCCCTCTGCCCCGCCGCCTGCGCCCTCCGCAACGGGGGCTGCCAGCAGCGCTGCCTGGAGGAGCCGGGCGAGCCCCCGCGCTGCGCCTGCAACCCCGGCTTCGTCCTGGCGCCCGACATGGCCTCCTGCCTGCCCGAGGACGCCTGCCACCCCAACCCGTGCCAGGGCACCTGCAGCGCCCGGCCCGGGGGCTTCGAGTGCGGCTGCCAGCCCGGCTACGTGCTGGCGCCCGACGGCCGCCGCTGCCTGGACGTGGACGAGTGCCCGTCGGGGCCGTGCCAGCACGAGTGCCACAACACGGCCGGCGGCTTCGTGTGCCTCTGCCGGCCCGGCTACCGGCCGGCGGGGCCCGGGGGCCGCCTCTGCCACGACGAGGACGAGTGCGCCCGGCCCGGCGtctgcccccagctctgcctcaaCGTCCCCGGCTCCTTCCAGTGCGCGTGCGGGCCCGGCTACCAGCGCCAGCCCGGCGGCGACGCCTGCCTGGACGTGGACGAGTGCCTGCGGAGCCCCTGCCCCGGCTCCTGCCGGAACCTGCCCGGCACCTTCGAGTGCCTGTGCCCGGCCGGCTTCGTCCCGGAGGAGGATGGACGCGGCTGCCGGCGCGCACCCGCCGCCGCCGAGGAGCCCGCGGGGGCCTCCGCCGACAGCCCGCGGACCACGGGCGTCCCGCGGGCCAGCGGCAGCCCGCAGAGCACGGCCGCGGGTGCCCCCCGGACCACGGGCGTCCCCCCGAGCCCGGGCGGCGAACGCGGCGGGGTGACGCCGCCGGCCCCCACGGCAGTAGCGGCGGCCCCCGGCCCCGAAAGCAGCGCCGACGGGCCCAGGTTGCTCCTCTACTAcatcctgggcagcctggtagccatcctgctgctgctggccttcgccctggccctgctggcctGCAGGAGGAGGGCGGCCAAGAGGGAGAAGCGGGCGGCCAAGAGCGCGGCGGACAACTACTGCTGGGTGCCCGAGCAGGCGGAGagccgcggggcgggcggcgagcGGAGGTAACGGCACGGCGCGGCCGGGacgggggcggggggaggccaGAGCTGCCGGCCACAAACAAGCGAAGGGCGCAGGGTGGGAAGGGGGGTGATGCTGTCTGGCCAACGTGGTTTTGCACGTCTGAAACCTGTCCTGGGGTCCCTTGCGAAGCGGGAGCTGCCGTGGCCCCgaaggcagggaggggaggcagcCCAAAGCAGCCCTGTGCCTTGCAGAGGTGCTGCTCTTCCCTGGGAAGGGTCACGAGGAGCATCGCTGCCAGGTGGAGAGGGAATGGGTTTGCATTTGcatgccagggctgctcctcaAGCCGGCAGAACCTCACCCTTCCACACAAAACAGCAAATGACGAGTGTAGATTTGTTTCCCTGAAGGAAAAGGGTCTGTTTCACTTCTTGTTTGCCCTTCCCTACCTGTATTTGCAGTGCCAACATGCACCCctgtccccacagctcccccCCCCTCAATCCTTTGCCATCCCAAAGGTGATGCCAGTCACCCCCTGACCTGTCTGCCTGCCAGACCCCTCGCTTCTGCCTTCTCCTCATTGAAATGGGTTTGAAACTCTTacagggcaggagctggtgtGTGCAGCCCCAAGCAGGGCTGCTGTTTGGTCACCTCTCACACCCCAGGTAACTGAACAAACCTTTTTCAAAggccagcagcagagagcttgCCCAGGGGAGCAGGAGCCCTGAGGGTCGTGGGGCTgtcacccagcagctccccagccctgggTGACTGCACTGGAGTTTGGAGCTgggacacagagatgctccCAGGGACTGAGCCCCGAGAGGGTGAGACCCTCATCGAGCCCCTGAATGCAGGAGGCCCTGGGAAAGCTGCTCCACTTGACAGGCAGAGAGCACGTGGTGAAAAGGCATGGAACCACTGCCCATCCATTGCCAGTGCATTTGGCTTAAACCACTTGCAAAACACAGATGCAGCTGGATGAGAGACCAGACTTCTCCTGTCAGATCATACTTTTCGGGCAGAACCCctttcccagctgctggggTCCAGGCTGAGGGCATTTCCCACTCCTCTCCTTGTAAAGAATACACTCAGTACTGGGTATTTGCTAATTACTCTGTATCAATCCTTTAAACTCACTTCAATGCAAAAGCTTTCTCAGGGCAAAGCTGCTCCCCAGTCCTTCCCCAGCTACCTCACTCCAGAGAGCTGTTCATGCTCAGCCACTCCTGACAGTGAAGCCTCTTTCAGCTGTTCCAGCACGAACCGAAGGGGCATCCCTGCTTCCCATCAAGCAGTGCCAGCTGGGTGATGTACCTATACAAGGCACAAAGGTGCTAGGAGAAGAACAGGCCTGTGATTCCAAGGGTCTGTGAGTTTCCTGAAGTTTCTGCAGGGTTTATTGTATACTTGAGGCTTAATTGCTACAGAAATGGGAACACAAACACAAAGGAGTTTGCTGGAGGCAGCGACCTGCATCCTGTTCTTCCATGTGCGGAGGAAAAccttttcctgctgttttgcTGGGGCttggttgggtttggggttatttttttgtcttcgTTTCTCCattgtaaaaggaaaataaataaatatctcaATCCCTAAACAAGCCAAGACAGGAAAATGCAGCTGACAGCAGTGTTTTGAGTGTCCTGTCCACGCTTCCTTTTTTCCGCAGGGTGAACTGAGCGCAGCCTTCTTGGGAGCCCCACACTTAATTCCTACCTTGTGTGTGTTGCCCACCAGCCAGCAGAGCCTTCTGAATACATGAATAAATTAAGCAAATGATCCTGATGTTGGTGGGGTAACCTCCACACAGAgagtgctgcctgtgcctgtgGGGCTCAGGGGCTGGGTGGGGATGTGCCTCGCATCGCAGGGACCACAAAgctgaaaagcattttccagGCATCAGCAGGCTCAGGGGGGGTTCTGCCTTGTTTTTCACTCAAGGCATCAATGAATTGTCCTACATAACCCTTATTCCACtctgaggaagggaaaaggaagctAAGTGTGGGCTCAGTGCTGGTACAAGCCTGAGAGGTGTTGCTGATTCCAGAGACTCCTCCAGTCACGCCTGTCACCCTGACCTTTGTGTATTCTACTCTGTACTGTATAACCAGTGGAGTGTGGTCGTGGGTCCAGCCCAGGGAAGGCACTCATTTGTGCCTAAGTTTAGTCTGGGTTCTCCCTGGTGAAGCATTTCCTGATGTAGCATCCTTCACCCCGGTACAATTACACCTGCACAATcccatctctccttttcccccGGCCACAACCCACGGGGAACCTTCTGATCCTTAGGGAATTCTCTCAGGCCTGGGGAATCCCAAGGGCTACAAGCAAATAGGCAGGAGCCCAGAGAGTTTGTCCTGCTGTCCCCGTGGGCACCATGTCTGAAGTGCTGTGCACAGATCAGCTGGTTTGCACTGAAGGAAGTGTTGTGTTTGAACATCCTTGGTGGAAACAGACTGAGGGTTACTTGGTCAGCtgcacagccagggcacagcaccACAGCCTTGCAGATGCCTCCCAGTTCAAAGAATACGGTTACCCACATGCCAAATCATGCTGTATGTGTTGCTTTTCTGATGGAACACCAATAAAGTGGTTTTTAATAAATGGATATGGGTTGAAAACCTCCTGCTTTGGTACACGAAGCCCCTGTGCTTCCTACAGTCCGGGCTTGTGCTGACAAATCCTCTCTCTGCACATCCCACACGCAGCAGAGTCGAGGGGGGTCTCAGCCTTTCCCAGGCACTGCTGTCCTGAGTGAGGGCCAGTCACTCCCCAGCTACCAAGGCTGTGGGCTGGGGAGACTGGGAGAAGCTCAGTTGGATCCTAAGCCCATGGGCAAAGTCCAAAGCCCATGTACAAGCTCCTCAGCCCACAGGAAAGATCCTAAGCCCACAGGCAAGGTCCTAAccccataagcaagctcccaaGCCCACATGCAAGGTCCCAAGACCATCTGTGAGGTCCTAAGCCCAAACAGGAAGGTCCTAAACTCATGAGCAAGGCCTTAAGCCAATGTGCAAGGTACTAAGCCTACATGCAAGATCCCAAGCCCACAAGCAAGGTCCTGAGCCCACAAGCAAGGTCTTAACCCCATGATCAAGGTCCTGAGTCCATGGTCAAAGTCTGAAACCCATGTGCAAGGTCTCAAGCCCACAGGCAAGGTCCTAAGCCCACGTGCAAGGTCCCAAGAACGTGTGCAAGGTGCCAAGACCGCATACAAGGTCCCAAGCCCACATGCGAGGTCCTAAGCCCATGGGAAAATTCCTAAGCCCACAGGCAAAGTCCTAAGCCCACAAGCAATCCTGCTGCTTTCAGCATACCTCCCTCTGAGGGCAGAGATGTGCTTttctggctctggctgtccagCCTGGCAAAGAAGTCGCTTGACGAATCCAAACTGCAGGGTTGCTGGTGGCCAGAGCTGCCTCCCCGACACGTCCCACCAAACAGAGGCCATCCTTCAAGGGGAAAAGGTCCCAaagatggggaaagaaaagctcaACGACACAACTCCCCCTGGTATCACCCCTGTCTGCAATGGCACTCCCGTGGGGTTCTATCAGCCCCTGACATTTGCTGTAAGGAGTGTTTAAAACCAAGGAAAGCCGACAAAGGTGCCGTATCTCGTGATGGATGTTGGATGCCTCCACACATCAGACTACCGAGAGCATTCCCAGAGCTGTTCTGCCTGCCCTGGGAAGTGCCCATGGGGGTAAAGCACAAGCCAGGCAAAATTTCCAGgagcccagccagggcagctgcccAGGGTGAGACAATGGTTATATTCCAGCAGGAACACTgctcccagcctgctgctgcctctaaTCCTCTTTGTTttgccctgctgaggctgtggccATCAGATGGAGTTCCCCCTGCAAGAGCCTCACGGCTGACCCGATaaagcagagggaaggagagcagTGTGGCCATTCAGCCACCCCCTGggatatattttttccccctccctctaTTTTCTGTGGAAGGTGCTGCAAGGAAACAGCCTCCACCAGAGGAGTTCAGAGAAAAGCGACCGACTACTGTTAAAACACAACCTACAAAATGCCACGCTCCTTCCTTCGAATCCCCCGACGAGTCAGCCACTGCAAAAACAAATGCTCTCAATGTCTGCTCATTTCCTCTCTTTATGATCTTTATCTTTTAAGTATTTCTTGGCATTTGGCTCCCCTCTTTCAAGCCCTTTGGAGGCTGCTAGGAGAGGCTCACGGATTGCAGCAGCGCTGGCGACAGCGtggcagagggaaggagaaaggctgtggcagagggaaggagaaaggctgtggagagggaaggagaaaggctgtggcagaggaaaagagaaaggctgtggcagagggagGGATAAAGCTGTGGCAGAGGGACTGTCTTCAACTCTCCTGAAGGAAAATCCAGCCTCAGGTGCCTCAAGCTGCTGGGCAAGTGCATGGGAGAGGCTGCAAGTCTCAACAGAAAGCTCATGGAGAAGGTTAAAAGTCCAATGCCCTTCAAGAGGCAAAACTTGCAATCTTTTCCCTGCTGGGCTCTTGCCAAGGTTTGCCCAGCTTCCCATCCCCTGTAAATCCAGCTACACGTGAGCCATTGCTTACAGAAAGCACCAATGGACTGAGCTACACTGGCTTGGGGTAGGACAGGCTA from the Colius striatus isolate bColStr4 chromosome 2, bColStr4.1.hap1, whole genome shotgun sequence genome contains:
- the CD93 gene encoding complement component C1q receptor, with product MPIARPPARPAGGMPIARPPARPAGGMPVARPPARPAGGMPIARPPARPAGGMPVARPPARPAGGMPIARPPARPAGGMPVSRPPLPLLLLLSLVPGSGGEDAEVMCAGTACYTLHRAELGWNGAQERCRNNGGNLSPVRGPAEAELLRELLRAGGGTGPAWIGLALARGRCVQPQEPLRGFAWAAAGDSGNYSAWLSEPAVTCLSSRCVSLRLDGASGAAGWTDRPCRSPLPAFLCKFSFQGMCGPPPLAGPGRVTFATPFGVRSPRLAAAPFGTLAEAECEGGSGRAFAVCKGPLEGGGFAWHPPGPLCPAACALRNGGCQQRCLEEPGEPPRCACNPGFVLAPDMASCLPEDACHPNPCQGTCSARPGGFECGCQPGYVLAPDGRRCLDVDECPSGPCQHECHNTAGGFVCLCRPGYRPAGPGGRLCHDEDECARPGVCPQLCLNVPGSFQCACGPGYQRQPGGDACLDVDECLRSPCPGSCRNLPGTFECLCPAGFVPEEDGRGCRRAPAAAEEPAGASADSPRTTGVPRASGSPQSTAAGAPRTTGVPPSPGGERGGVTPPAPTAVAAAPGPESSADGPRLLLYYILGSLVAILLLLAFALALLACRRRAAKREKRAAKSAADNYCWVPEQAESRGAGGERRVN